Proteins from one Desulfovibrio aminophilus genomic window:
- a CDS encoding flagellar brake protein: protein MPEDKTPAEAGTTEQPNHEEARPAPRLDLAVGGPVLVEIEGLRRSFKAKVVGWDQDRFVLTTFPSRPEIRDQLYQDRGLILRYLHPDGTLYGFHSVVDSVLFRPERLLFARYPEKVETLTLRKEDRVNCFVRASVERSTGQACQGLLLNVSRSGCRFVSGPPAPEPAPLVGEPLTLVTALFGCSLEQRIPADVRAIRQDGARVALGLLFREIPEEAVQDIERYIQDILTVLGGGGFAPL from the coding sequence ATGCCCGAGGACAAGACCCCGGCCGAGGCCGGAACCACGGAACAGCCGAACCACGAGGAGGCCCGGCCCGCGCCGCGTCTGGACCTGGCCGTGGGCGGCCCGGTGCTGGTGGAGATCGAGGGCCTGCGCCGCAGCTTCAAGGCCAAGGTGGTGGGCTGGGACCAGGACCGCTTCGTGCTCACGACCTTTCCCTCCCGGCCGGAAATCCGCGACCAGCTCTACCAGGACCGGGGCCTGATCCTGCGCTACCTGCACCCCGACGGCACGCTCTACGGCTTCCACTCCGTGGTGGACTCGGTGCTCTTCCGGCCCGAGCGGCTGCTCTTCGCGCGCTATCCCGAGAAGGTGGAGACCCTGACCCTGCGCAAGGAGGACCGGGTGAACTGCTTCGTGCGCGCCAGCGTGGAGCGGAGCACGGGCCAGGCCTGCCAGGGCCTGCTGCTGAACGTCTCCCGGAGCGGCTGCCGCTTCGTCTCCGGCCCGCCCGCGCCGGAGCCCGCGCCCCTGGTGGGCGAGCCCCTGACCCTGGTGACCGCCCTGTTCGGCTGCTCCCTGGAACAGCGCATCCCGGCCGACGTGCGGGCCATCCGTCAGGACGGCGCGCGCGTGGCCCTGGGCCTGCTCTTCCGCGAGATTCCCGAGGAGGCCGTCCAGGACATCGAGCGCTACATCCAGGACATCCTGACCGTCCTCGGCGGAGGGGGCTTCGCCCCGCTATAG